The following are from one region of the Thermoflexus sp. genome:
- a CDS encoding cysteine desulfurase: MKSVALRTELDVERIRADFPILQQTIRGKPLVFLDSAASSQKPLPVIEAMNEYYRTTHANVHRGVYMLSEQATALYEEARRKIAAFVGAASPREIIFTRNATEAINLVAYAWARPFLREGDEILLTEMEHHSNLVPWFLVAQEKGLRIRYIPIDEEGRLRLDLLDALITERTRLVAVTMMSNVLGTINPLRPIIEKAHAAGAIVLVDGAQGVPHIPVNVQELGCDFLAFSGHKMCGPTGIGVLWGRRELLEAMPPFLGGGDMIRRVTFEGAEWNDLPYKFEAGTPAIAEAIGLGAAVDYLSRIGLEAIHRHEQMLAAYAMERLSEIPGVRIVGPPPAERGGVVSFAMDRVHPHDIATILDREGICIRAGHHCAMPLHERLGLTATARASFYLYNTLEEVDRLIEGLEVVRRTFYRTA, from the coding sequence ATGAAGAGCGTGGCGCTGCGAACAGAACTGGATGTCGAACGCATCCGGGCGGATTTCCCTATCCTCCAGCAGACGATCCGTGGGAAACCTCTGGTCTTCCTGGATAGCGCAGCCAGCTCCCAGAAGCCGCTCCCGGTGATCGAGGCGATGAACGAATACTATCGGACCACCCATGCGAACGTTCACCGGGGAGTTTACATGCTGAGCGAACAGGCCACGGCCCTTTATGAGGAAGCCCGCCGTAAGATCGCCGCCTTCGTCGGCGCTGCCTCCCCCAGGGAGATCATCTTCACCCGGAACGCCACGGAAGCTATCAACCTGGTCGCCTACGCCTGGGCTCGTCCTTTTCTCCGGGAGGGCGATGAGATCCTCCTCACCGAAATGGAACATCACAGCAACCTGGTCCCCTGGTTCCTGGTTGCTCAGGAAAAGGGCCTTCGCATCCGCTACATCCCGATCGATGAGGAGGGCCGCCTGCGGCTGGATCTCCTGGATGCACTGATCACCGAACGGACCCGCTTGGTGGCGGTGACGATGATGTCCAATGTGCTGGGGACCATCAATCCGCTGCGGCCGATTATTGAGAAGGCCCATGCCGCGGGGGCGATCGTGCTGGTCGATGGAGCCCAGGGAGTGCCCCACATCCCGGTGAACGTGCAGGAACTGGGATGCGATTTCCTGGCTTTCTCCGGCCACAAGATGTGTGGGCCGACCGGCATCGGCGTGCTATGGGGGCGGCGGGAACTCCTGGAGGCCATGCCGCCCTTCCTGGGCGGCGGCGATATGATCCGCCGGGTCACCTTTGAAGGCGCGGAGTGGAATGATCTCCCCTATAAGTTTGAGGCCGGAACCCCGGCGATCGCCGAGGCGATCGGCCTGGGCGCGGCGGTGGATTACCTGAGCCGCATCGGCCTGGAGGCCATCCACCGCCACGAGCAGATGCTGGCGGCCTATGCGATGGAACGGCTAAGCGAAATCCCGGGCGTCCGGATCGTTGGCCCTCCCCCGGCCGAGCGCGGGGGCGTGGTGTCCTTTGCGATGGATCGGGTGCATCCCCACGACATCGCGACGATCCTGGATCGGGAAGGGATCTGTATCCGGGCCGGCCATCACTGCGCCATGCCCCTGCACGAACGCCTGGGGCTCACTGCGACCGCCCGGGCCAGCTTCTATCTTTACAACACGCTTGAGGAAGTGGATCGCCTTATCGAGGGATTGGAGGTTGTGCGGAGGACCTTTTATCGGACGGCATGA
- the sufD gene encoding Fe-S cluster assembly protein SufD: protein MAEAHLLREARGIGPEAFEAFLETREEPEWLRQARREAWQILRETPKPGPNDEAWRRTDIRALAIEELETVIVSDGATPPEEMRQIPERRDDLAGGLLLFNGRPLLRWADERLERRGLIFTDLLTAIREHPDRVAPYLGEIVRPGDGFFAAMNAAFWRNGIFLYVPRDLEIPLPLRAVIGLQGAPTDLSRILIVVEPGAQVTFIDERLADDAVGAAFHNGTVEIHLKENARLTYIALQNWGRYMWNFTHERAFVDRDSTLDWVVIGMGGGITKTFLEVALIGRGATAYMSGIFFLDGQQHADYDTEQDHIAPYTKSDLLYKVALKDRARSVWQGMIRAHPGAQKTDAYQANRNLILSPHARADSIPGLEIMANDLRCTHGATVGQINEEELFYLMSRGLSRAVATRLIVEGFFAPVLDRIPVPDIRRQADAIIHRKLGVPPEEEF from the coding sequence ATGGCGGAAGCTCACCTTCTTCGAGAGGCCCGGGGCATTGGCCCCGAAGCGTTCGAAGCGTTTCTGGAAACCCGCGAGGAACCCGAATGGCTCCGTCAGGCCCGCCGGGAGGCCTGGCAGATCCTGCGCGAGACCCCCAAGCCAGGGCCGAACGATGAGGCATGGCGGCGGACCGATATCCGGGCTCTGGCCATCGAAGAGCTGGAGACGGTAATCGTGAGCGATGGGGCAACCCCGCCGGAGGAGATGCGGCAGATCCCGGAGCGGCGGGACGACCTGGCCGGGGGGTTATTGCTGTTCAACGGTCGTCCTCTGCTTCGCTGGGCGGACGAACGGCTGGAGCGCCGGGGGTTGATCTTCACGGATCTGCTGACCGCGATCCGGGAGCATCCCGATCGGGTCGCCCCCTATCTGGGGGAGATCGTGCGACCGGGGGATGGATTCTTCGCGGCGATGAACGCCGCGTTCTGGCGCAACGGGATCTTCCTCTATGTGCCCCGGGATCTGGAGATCCCACTGCCTTTGCGCGCCGTGATCGGGTTGCAGGGCGCGCCCACGGATCTCTCCCGCATCCTGATTGTGGTGGAGCCCGGCGCGCAGGTGACCTTTATCGATGAGCGCCTGGCCGACGATGCGGTGGGGGCCGCCTTTCATAACGGAACTGTGGAGATCCACCTGAAGGAGAACGCACGGCTGACCTACATCGCCCTCCAGAACTGGGGACGCTATATGTGGAATTTCACCCACGAGCGGGCCTTCGTGGACCGCGACAGCACCCTCGATTGGGTGGTGATCGGGATGGGCGGAGGGATCACCAAGACGTTCCTGGAGGTCGCCCTGATCGGCCGTGGCGCTACCGCTTATATGTCGGGCATCTTCTTCCTGGACGGCCAGCAACATGCGGATTATGACACGGAGCAGGATCATATCGCCCCTTATACCAAGAGCGATCTGCTTTACAAGGTCGCCCTCAAAGATCGCGCCCGCTCCGTATGGCAGGGGATGATCCGTGCGCACCCGGGGGCTCAGAAGACCGACGCCTATCAGGCGAACCGCAATCTCATCCTTTCCCCCCACGCCCGCGCGGATTCCATCCCGGGCCTGGAGATTATGGCCAATGACCTGCGGTGCACCCATGGCGCGACCGTGGGGCAGATCAATGAAGAGGAGCTTTTCTATCTGATGTCCCGCGGGCTCTCTCGCGCTGTCGCCACCCGCCTGATCGTGGAAGGATTTTTCGCTCCGGTTCTGGATCGCATCCCGGTGCCGGATATCCGACGCCAGGCGGATGCCATTATTCACCGCAAGCTGGGCGTCCCGCCTGAGGAAGAGTTCTGA
- the sufB gene encoding Fe-S cluster assembly protein SufB produces the protein MAAETFDLSELGTYKYGFSMPERYVYKARKGLSREIVEEISWLKGEPDWMREFRLRALEIFLAKPMPTWGADLSGINFDDIYYYIKPTDKKSRSWDEVPEEIRRTFELLGIPEAERKFLAGVGAQYESEVVYHNLQEHLRKLGVIFVDTDTAVREYPDLVREYFGTVVPPDDNKFAALNSAVWSGGSFIYVPPGVHVDLPLQAYFRINAQNVGQFERTLIIAEEGAFVHYVEGCLPAGEQVSTGDRWVNIEAVKPGDFVVTETGRKAKVRAVMVRPYRGDLIEIQPVSRYNTFRLTPEHPVLVVRREDVLVRRRPRNGWRPEVDTRRLLQARPMYVPAGDLREGDFLVFPKVQAEGYHPAFTPELLRLLGYYLAEGSAYVHKTLRQPVVAFSFGEHEVHAIEEVKRLIQQVTGKKPQVVHIRGKHAVTISVYSRELMEFCLEHAGKGAANKQLSEAIMALPPEQVAPLLEAYFAGDGNRSLRRSGELRRIATASETLARQIQELLARQGIYASIQVRKGGPDDIRGRSIRRRDQFIITWTHGRRMGEVRDAGDYFLVPIKAIRRVPYDGFVFNLDVEEPNSYLVRGFAVHNCTAPIYTTDSLHSAVVEIIVKPGARVRYTTIQNWSTNVYNLVTKRAVVYRDAVMEWVDCNLGSKVTMKYPSVYLMEPGARGEILSIAFAGRGQHQDAGGKAIHAAPHTRSRIISKSISKDGGRTSYRGLVRVYPGAEGATVSVNCDALILDEISRSDTYPYMEIEEDNVTIGHEATVSKISDEQLFYLMSRGIPQEEAAAMIVTGFVEPLVKELPMEYAVEMNRLIRLQMSGSVG, from the coding sequence ATGGCGGCGGAGACCTTCGATCTGAGCGAGCTGGGCACGTATAAATACGGGTTCTCGATGCCCGAGCGTTACGTTTACAAGGCCCGCAAGGGCCTCTCCCGGGAGATCGTGGAGGAGATCTCCTGGCTCAAGGGGGAGCCGGACTGGATGCGGGAGTTCCGCCTGCGGGCCCTGGAGATCTTCCTCGCCAAGCCCATGCCCACATGGGGCGCGGATCTCTCAGGGATCAATTTCGATGACATCTACTACTACATCAAGCCCACGGACAAAAAGAGCCGCTCCTGGGACGAAGTGCCCGAGGAGATCCGGCGCACCTTCGAGCTCCTCGGGATCCCCGAGGCGGAGCGCAAGTTCCTGGCCGGGGTGGGCGCACAGTATGAGTCCGAAGTCGTATATCACAACCTCCAGGAGCATCTGCGCAAGCTGGGTGTGATCTTCGTGGACACCGATACGGCGGTGCGGGAGTATCCGGACCTGGTGCGGGAGTATTTCGGCACGGTGGTCCCGCCCGATGATAACAAGTTCGCCGCCCTGAACTCCGCCGTCTGGTCCGGCGGCTCCTTCATTTACGTGCCGCCCGGGGTCCACGTGGATCTGCCCCTCCAGGCCTACTTCCGCATCAACGCCCAGAACGTGGGGCAGTTCGAGCGGACGCTGATCATCGCGGAGGAAGGGGCGTTCGTGCATTATGTGGAGGGCTGTCTACCGGCTGGGGAACAGGTGAGCACAGGCGACCGCTGGGTGAACATCGAGGCGGTGAAGCCAGGGGACTTCGTGGTCACCGAGACCGGCCGCAAGGCGAAGGTGCGCGCGGTGATGGTCCGACCGTATCGAGGAGATCTCATCGAGATCCAGCCGGTCTCCCGCTATAACACCTTCCGGCTGACTCCCGAGCATCCCGTTCTGGTCGTGCGCCGGGAGGACGTCCTGGTCCGACGGCGGCCGCGCAACGGATGGCGGCCTGAGGTGGATACCCGCCGCCTGCTCCAGGCCCGGCCCATGTATGTGCCGGCTGGAGATCTGCGGGAAGGGGACTTTCTGGTCTTCCCGAAAGTCCAGGCAGAGGGCTATCATCCGGCCTTCACGCCGGAGCTTCTGCGGCTGCTGGGCTACTATCTGGCGGAAGGCTCCGCATACGTTCACAAGACGCTTCGCCAGCCAGTGGTCGCCTTCTCCTTCGGCGAGCATGAGGTCCATGCGATTGAGGAGGTCAAGCGCCTCATCCAGCAGGTGACGGGGAAGAAGCCCCAGGTGGTCCACATCCGGGGCAAGCATGCCGTCACGATCTCCGTATATTCCCGGGAGCTGATGGAGTTCTGCCTGGAGCATGCGGGCAAGGGCGCCGCGAACAAGCAGCTGAGCGAGGCGATCATGGCGCTGCCGCCGGAGCAGGTGGCCCCTCTCCTGGAGGCCTACTTCGCGGGGGATGGGAACCGCTCGCTGCGGCGCTCCGGGGAGCTGCGCCGGATCGCCACGGCTTCGGAGACGCTGGCCCGGCAGATCCAGGAGCTGCTGGCCCGCCAGGGGATCTACGCCAGCATCCAAGTCCGCAAGGGAGGCCCGGATGACATTCGGGGTCGTTCGATCCGCCGCAGGGACCAGTTCATCATCACCTGGACGCACGGGCGGCGCATGGGGGAGGTTCGCGACGCCGGGGATTACTTCCTGGTCCCGATCAAGGCCATCCGACGGGTTCCTTATGACGGGTTCGTCTTCAACCTGGATGTTGAGGAACCCAACTCTTACTTGGTGCGCGGGTTCGCCGTGCACAACTGCACCGCGCCGATCTACACCACGGACTCCCTGCACAGCGCGGTGGTGGAGATCATCGTCAAGCCGGGCGCTCGCGTCCGCTACACCACGATTCAGAACTGGTCCACCAATGTCTACAACCTGGTGACGAAGCGGGCAGTGGTTTACCGGGATGCGGTGATGGAATGGGTCGACTGCAACCTGGGGTCCAAGGTGACGATGAAGTATCCGAGCGTTTACCTGATGGAGCCGGGGGCCCGTGGGGAGATCCTCTCGATCGCTTTTGCGGGCCGTGGCCAGCATCAGGACGCGGGCGGGAAGGCAATCCACGCGGCGCCGCACACCCGTTCCCGCATCATCTCCAAGTCCATCAGCAAGGACGGCGGACGCACCTCCTATCGGGGTCTGGTGCGGGTTTACCCGGGCGCCGAAGGGGCTACAGTCAGCGTCAACTGCGACGCCCTGATCCTGGATGAGATCTCCCGCTCCGACACCTATCCATATATGGAGATCGAAGAAGACAACGTCACCATCGGCCACGAGGCCACGGTGAGCAAGATCAGCGACGAGCAGCTGTTCTATCTGATGAGCCGGGGTATCCCTCAGGAGGAGGCGGCGGCGATGATCGTCACCGGCTTCGTCGAGCCTCTGGTGAAGGAGCTGCCGATGGAATACGCCGTGGAAATGAACCGGCTCATCCGCCTGCAGATGTCCGGCTCGGTAGGTTAA
- the sufC gene encoding Fe-S cluster assembly ATPase SufC has protein sequence MEDALIIRDLHVRVEGKPVLRGVNLTVRKGEIHALMGPNGSGKTTLAYVLMGHPAYTVEQGEVLWKGRNILELPPDERAHLGLFLAFQYPVAVPGVTVANFLRTALNERRKRLNPEDKGIPIPEFRKLLREKLALLGLEDSFAARYVNDGFSGGEKKRLEILQMAVLQPEMAILDETDSGLDIDGVRTVAEGINRIFGPHMGILLITHYQRILNYVKPHFVHVMYNGRIVASGGPELALELEEKGYEWLREQFAEQPTA, from the coding sequence ATGGAGGATGCGCTGATCATTCGGGACCTGCACGTTCGGGTAGAGGGCAAACCCGTCCTGCGGGGGGTGAACCTGACGGTTCGCAAGGGGGAGATCCATGCCCTGATGGGCCCGAACGGTTCCGGCAAGACCACCCTCGCGTATGTTCTGATGGGGCATCCTGCTTATACCGTGGAGCAGGGGGAGGTGCTCTGGAAGGGGCGGAACATCCTGGAGCTTCCCCCGGATGAGCGGGCGCATCTGGGCCTGTTCCTGGCCTTCCAGTATCCGGTGGCGGTGCCCGGGGTCACGGTGGCGAACTTCCTGCGCACCGCCCTCAATGAGCGCCGCAAGCGTCTCAACCCGGAAGACAAGGGGATTCCGATCCCGGAGTTCCGGAAACTCCTTCGGGAGAAGCTGGCCCTGCTCGGGCTGGAGGATTCCTTCGCCGCTCGCTATGTTAACGACGGCTTCTCGGGCGGCGAGAAGAAGCGCCTGGAGATCCTCCAGATGGCCGTGCTCCAGCCGGAGATGGCCATCCTGGATGAGACGGACTCGGGGCTGGACATCGACGGGGTGCGCACGGTGGCCGAGGGGATCAACCGGATCTTCGGCCCTCACATGGGGATCCTGTTGATCACCCACTACCAGCGGATCCTGAACTATGTTAAGCCCCACTTCGTCCACGTGATGTATAACGGCCGCATCGTGGCCTCCGGCGGGCCGGAGCTGGCCCTGGAGCTGGAGGAGAAAGGCTACGAGTGGCTGCGGGAACAGTTCGCCGAGCAACCCACGGCATAA
- a CDS encoding helix-turn-helix transcriptional regulator, with protein sequence MSQTRQQILQRLKERGRMTVAQLAEELGLTPVTVHYHLNILQRQGLVDAQLERRGVGRPRLIFFLREEALSQFPHGYHRLAARLLNELKARLPEEEIHRLFIAMAREIAVEHGERVRACKTLEEKLEALVELLGEEGFLARWEQLGNELRLHQYNCPYNYVVHHHPEVCDLDRTLIALTLGADVERSSCILSGDICCTFIIKPQSGPLSVELPSGTRG encoded by the coding sequence ATGAGCCAGACCCGTCAGCAAATCCTGCAGCGTTTAAAGGAACGGGGGCGGATGACTGTCGCTCAGCTCGCGGAAGAGCTGGGGCTGACGCCGGTTACGGTTCATTATCACTTAAATATCCTGCAACGTCAAGGGCTAGTGGATGCCCAGCTGGAGCGTCGGGGTGTAGGGCGGCCCCGGCTGATCTTCTTCCTGCGGGAGGAGGCCCTCTCCCAGTTTCCCCATGGCTATCATCGACTGGCTGCCCGTCTCCTGAACGAATTGAAAGCCCGTTTGCCGGAGGAAGAAATCCACCGCCTGTTCATCGCGATGGCCCGGGAGATCGCGGTGGAACACGGAGAACGGGTGCGGGCCTGTAAGACCCTGGAGGAGAAGCTGGAGGCGCTGGTCGAGCTGCTGGGGGAGGAGGGCTTCTTGGCCCGCTGGGAGCAGCTGGGCAATGAGCTGCGCCTGCATCAATACAACTGCCCATATAACTATGTGGTCCATCACCATCCGGAAGTGTGTGATCTGGATCGCACCCTGATCGCCCTGACGCTGGGAGCCGATGTGGAGCGCTCCAGTTGCATCTTAAGTGGGGATATATGCTGCACCTTCATCATCAAGCCGCAGTCCGGCCCGCTCTCTGTGGAGCTTCCGTCTGGAACCCGCGGATAG
- a CDS encoding metal-sulfur cluster assembly factor: protein MSEMNPNAASPSPSSESHEELVQKIREALRAVVDPEIGMNVVQLGLIRNIEIQPDLIQITMILTTPFCPAGPYLLEQVRYVTEQVTGRPTKVTLSMEMWDPSMMEEEALAEWGLW, encoded by the coding sequence ATGAGCGAGATGAATCCGAATGCGGCCTCTCCTTCTCCATCCTCGGAATCCCATGAAGAGCTGGTCCAGAAAATCCGGGAGGCCCTCCGGGCGGTGGTGGATCCCGAGATCGGCATGAATGTGGTCCAGCTGGGCCTGATTCGGAACATTGAAATCCAGCCGGACCTCATTCAGATTACCATGATCCTCACCACCCCCTTCTGCCCGGCAGGCCCCTACCTTCTGGAGCAGGTGCGTTATGTGACCGAGCAGGTCACGGGCCGGCCGACGAAGGTGACGCTGAGCATGGAGATGTGGGATCCCTCTATGATGGAAGAGGAAGCCCTGGCGGAGTGGGGATTGTGGTGA
- a CDS encoding diacylglycerol kinase family protein produces MRARTVWESFGFAFAGLRYAWRTQRNLRIHTVITAMVVALAGLLRFDALRWAILVLTIAMVWAAELLNTALEAVVDLTSPHPHPLARIAKDVSAGMVLLCAIAAVLVGLALFGPALWVFLSP; encoded by the coding sequence GTGCGCGCCCGCACCGTATGGGAAAGCTTCGGATTCGCCTTCGCCGGGTTGCGCTATGCCTGGCGAACGCAGCGGAACCTCCGGATCCACACGGTCATCACAGCGATGGTGGTGGCCCTGGCAGGGTTGCTTCGCTTCGACGCGCTCCGCTGGGCCATCCTGGTTCTGACCATCGCCATGGTCTGGGCGGCGGAGCTGCTCAACACCGCGCTGGAGGCCGTGGTGGACCTGACCAGCCCGCATCCTCATCCGCTGGCCCGGATCGCCAAGGACGTGTCCGCCGGGATGGTCCTGCTCTGCGCGATCGCCGCCGTCCTGGTCGGTCTGGCCCTCTTCGGGCCGGCGCTCTGGGTGTTCCTGAGCCCATAA
- a CDS encoding acetate--CoA ligase — protein sequence MKELNLQITWRPDPQTVEHSNVLAQMRRLGFPSYEAFLEWSFADPAGFWKAFFEDTGFRWRTPYRETVDLSRGAPWAQWFVGGTLNATENALDRHLEAGRGDRLALIWEGEEGEIRRYTYRQVFEEVARLARALQAMGAQPGDRIGLFLPMIPEVAFALLAAMRIGAIVIPLFSGFGPEAVAVRLQDAGARFLITADGFPRRGRIVPMKEIADEALQGAPGVEKTLVVRRAGNLIPWHEGRDQWLHEITAPHSPGGEAPAFPSETPFMIIYTSGTTGRPKGTVHVHGGAPIKAAQDMYHLFDLKPDDLIHWVTDIGWMMGPWLILGSLTLGAACFLYDGAPDYPEPDRLWSMVERHGVTILGISPTLIRAMMRYGEEWPDRHPMPSLRLLGSTGEPWNPEPWLWTFRHVGKERCPIINYSGGTEVFGGILGCTVVRPLKPCSFNTVVPGVQADCVDEEGKPVREEVGLLVIRNVNPGMTRSFWGDPDRYLETYWSRFEGMWYHGDLVYIDEDGFWYILGRADDTLKVGGKRLGPAEMESVLVEHPAVAEAAVIGVPDEIRGEVPVAFVVLRPGHEPDETLRAALIEHVAHRMGKALAPKEVRFVRDIPKTRNAKLMRRVIRAIYLGRDPGDLSALENPQAVEEIRRAR from the coding sequence ATGAAGGAGTTAAACCTTCAGATCACGTGGCGTCCCGATCCCCAGACCGTGGAACACAGCAACGTCTTGGCGCAGATGCGCCGTCTGGGTTTCCCATCCTATGAAGCCTTCCTCGAGTGGTCCTTTGCCGACCCCGCAGGGTTCTGGAAAGCGTTCTTCGAAGATACCGGTTTCCGCTGGCGGACCCCCTATCGCGAAACTGTGGATCTCAGTCGTGGGGCCCCGTGGGCGCAGTGGTTTGTGGGCGGAACCCTGAACGCTACGGAGAACGCGCTGGATCGCCACCTGGAGGCCGGGCGAGGGGATCGGCTGGCGCTGATCTGGGAAGGGGAAGAGGGGGAGATCCGTCGCTACACTTACCGCCAGGTTTTCGAGGAGGTCGCCCGACTGGCGAGGGCGCTTCAGGCGATGGGTGCGCAGCCCGGGGATCGAATCGGTCTGTTCCTTCCGATGATCCCGGAGGTCGCTTTCGCCCTGCTGGCCGCCATGCGGATCGGTGCTATCGTCATCCCTCTGTTCTCCGGCTTCGGCCCTGAAGCGGTGGCGGTGCGCTTGCAGGATGCGGGGGCTCGTTTTTTGATCACCGCCGACGGATTCCCCCGGCGGGGGCGAATCGTGCCGATGAAGGAGATCGCGGATGAAGCCCTTCAGGGGGCCCCAGGTGTGGAAAAAACCCTGGTCGTCCGCCGGGCCGGGAATCTGATCCCGTGGCATGAGGGTCGGGATCAGTGGCTCCATGAGATCACCGCCCCCCATTCCCCCGGTGGTGAAGCCCCCGCGTTCCCCAGCGAAACGCCGTTCATGATCATCTACACCTCCGGGACCACCGGCCGGCCCAAAGGCACCGTCCACGTCCACGGCGGGGCGCCGATCAAAGCGGCCCAGGATATGTATCACCTCTTCGACCTCAAGCCCGACGACCTCATCCACTGGGTGACCGACATCGGCTGGATGATGGGGCCCTGGCTGATCCTGGGCAGCCTCACCCTGGGCGCGGCCTGCTTCCTGTATGACGGGGCGCCGGATTACCCGGAGCCGGACCGGCTGTGGTCCATGGTGGAGCGCCACGGGGTGACGATCCTGGGGATCTCCCCTACCCTGATCCGGGCGATGATGCGATATGGGGAGGAATGGCCTGACCGACATCCCATGCCCTCCCTGCGGCTTCTGGGATCTACCGGAGAGCCGTGGAATCCCGAACCCTGGCTGTGGACGTTCCGCCATGTCGGCAAGGAGCGCTGCCCCATCATTAACTACTCCGGCGGAACCGAGGTCTTCGGCGGCATCCTCGGCTGCACGGTGGTCCGCCCGCTGAAGCCATGTTCGTTTAACACCGTGGTCCCCGGCGTCCAGGCGGACTGCGTGGACGAAGAAGGGAAGCCGGTGCGGGAGGAGGTGGGCCTCCTGGTGATCCGCAATGTCAACCCCGGGATGACCCGGAGCTTCTGGGGAGACCCGGATCGTTATCTGGAGACCTACTGGTCGCGATTTGAAGGAATGTGGTATCACGGGGATCTGGTTTACATCGATGAGGATGGCTTCTGGTATATCCTGGGGCGGGCGGATGATACGTTGAAGGTGGGCGGCAAACGGCTGGGGCCGGCGGAGATGGAATCGGTGCTCGTGGAGCATCCGGCCGTCGCCGAGGCGGCGGTGATCGGCGTTCCGGATGAGATCAGGGGCGAGGTCCCGGTGGCTTTCGTGGTGCTGCGACCCGGCCATGAGCCGGATGAAACCCTGCGAGCGGCCCTGATCGAGCACGTGGCGCATCGGATGGGGAAAGCCCTGGCACCGAAAGAGGTTCGCTTCGTTCGGGATATCCCAAAGACGCGCAACGCCAAGCTGATGCGCCGGGTGATCCGCGCCATCTATCTCGGACGGGACCCCGGCGATCTCTCCGCCCTGGAGAACCCTCAGGCCGTGGAGGAAATCCGCCGCGCCCGGTGA